In one window of Astyanax mexicanus isolate ESR-SI-001 chromosome 18, AstMex3_surface, whole genome shotgun sequence DNA:
- the trmt9b gene encoding probable tRNA methyltransferase 9B has protein sequence MEEAASQLERDHVHSVYEKIAPFFNDSRYKAWPRVRQFLLEQEPGSIVADVGCGNGKYLHINERIYKLGCDVCRPLVDSAGSRGHEVQLCDGLRLPYRNACFDAVLSIAVIHHMSTRERRIRALREMARTLRVGGRIMIYVWAMEQKRRKFEKQDIFVPWNPNPPLSPRGPARRRRRGDGTQSVSEAPHDSGEKHRTVRSTSSVVEEEEDPAQQRKQKLWFFSRSLDSVLDFSSLSVSRSSSRDLSAFCSPTGETRGESETGDCTPLSRGRGLIRQVSSFFCSSSSRTSLEEDVFVSDPQDQLHTAENDETRTGNETVSIALLQDGSTVALPDLVSCQREQGDSGELGQDGQERQDSPVSVQQDQEEEWSKEKLKESCLRYYHVFREGELTQLIEDHVEELQVLHTCLDHANWCVVAEKVHVWRV, from the exons ATGGAGGAAGCTGCCAGTCAGCTGGAGAGGGATCATGTTCACAGCGTCTACGAGAAGATCGCGCCCTTCTTTAACGACAGCCGCTACAAGGCCTGGCCCAGAGTCCGGCAGTTCCTGCTGGAGCAGGAGCCCGGCAGCATTGTGGCGGATGTGG GATGTGGGAATGGTAAATACCTGCATATTAATGAGAGGATCTATAAGCTGGGGTGTGATGTGTGTCGGCCGCTGGTGGACTCGGCCGGGAGTCGGGGGCACGAGGTCCAGCTGTGCGACGGCCTGCGGCTGCCCTACAGAAACGCCTGCTTCGACGCCGTGCTCTCCATCGCAG ttATTCACCACATGTCGACGAGGGAGCGTCGGATCCGGGCGCTGAGGGAAATGGCGCGGACGCTGCGAGTTGGAGGCCGAATCATGATCTACGTTTGGGCGATGGAGCAGAAAAGGCGCAAGTTTGAGAAGCAGGACATCTTCGTCCCCTGGAACCCCAACCCTCCCCTGTCCCCGCGGGGACCCGCGAGACGCCGCCGGCGGGGCGACGGCACCCAGAGCGTCAGCGAAGCACCGCACGACTCCGGCGAGAAGCACAGGACCGTGAGAAGCACATCGtctgtggtggaggaggaggaggatccgGCTCAGCAGAGGAAGCAGAAGTTGTGGTTTTTCTCCAGATCTCTGGACTCGGTGCTGGACTTCAGCAGCCTGAGCGTTTCCCGCTCCTCCTCCAGAGACCTGAGCGCTTTCTGCAGCCCGACTGGAGAAACTAGAG GTGAATCAGAGACCGGTGACTGCACACCACTTTCCCGAGGCAGGGGACTCATCAGGCAGGTGTCCAGTTTCTTTTGCTCCTCGTCCTCCAGAACCAGCCTGGAGGAGGACGTCTTCGTCTCCGACCCACAAGATCAGCTGCACACCGCGGAGAACGACGAGACCAGGACCGGAAACGAGACCGTCTCCATCGCTCTGCTCCAGGACGGATCCACCGTGGCCTTGCCGGACCTGGTGTCTTGTCAGAGGGAGCAGGGGGACAGTGGAGAGCTGGGACAGGATGGTCAGGAGAGGCAGGACAGTCCTGTATCTGTTCAGCAGGATCAGGAGGAGGAGTGGAGTAAAGAGAAGCTGAAGGAATCGTGTCTGAGGTATTATCACGTCTTCAGGGAAGGAGAACTGACCCAGCTGATCGAGGATCACGTGGAGGAGCTTCAGGTTCTGCACACGTGCCTGGATCACGCGAACTGGTGCGTGGTGGCTGAGAAGGTTCACGTGTGGAGGGTTTAA